A single region of the Gasterosteus aculeatus chromosome 1, fGasAcu3.hap1.1, whole genome shotgun sequence genome encodes:
- the clasrp gene encoding CLK4-associating serine/arginine rich protein, translated as MWQEARKHERKLRGMMVDYKRRGERRREYYEKIKKDPAQFLQVHGRAYKIHLDPAVALAAESPINMMPWQGDANNMIDRFDVRAHLDYIPTYTPPLLSTSTPEQEMEERKSNYERYRGLVQNDFANISEEQCLYQIYLDELYGGLQKPNEDEKKRLAEKKASIGYTYEDSTVTEPDPESDKDEENSESESEEDEGIPDIDVEVDVDELNEEQVLDVNKMATPYGMAEGDFVRMLRKDKEEVEAIKHAKALEAEKAMYSGRRSRRQRREFREKRLKGRQISPPSYARRDSPTYDPYKRPEMESSSESRSRSRSPGPEKITFITSYGGSDDEAVAAAAAAAAAATAAASVAAAAAAATTQTSAPHSGHVSSNLQHPAGHSRGSRRRRSSSSRSPSSSSSSSSSQSTSRSSSRSRRTRRGRGGRDGRRSRTRSRSRRRSTSHSRSRGGNGGAASWKRRDRTRSRSADRDRDRDRDRDRERERERERDRDRDRRRYSARRRTRSRSSSRQGGSLRRGGRSSGGHRRGDSGSRSPSQSPSRLNQSPSPPSGALPSTNTVRDKLRKPDTPGGKETGAAKPKMTPQERLKLKMQKALNKQSKADKRAAQVKIQQQENKRQEREGELRAMARKIRMKERERREKERDEWERQYGRQSHSPSPSPSKYGREHSSHRRRSRSRSRSRSRSRSRSRSPHYRH; from the exons ATGTGGCAAGAGGCCCGCAAACATGAGCGCAAGCTCCGCGGCATGATGGTAGATTACAAACGCCGAGGAGAGCGACGGCGGGAGTACTACGAGAAGATC AAAAAAGATCCAGCTCAGTTTCTCCAGGTTCATGGCCGAGCCTACAAGATCCATCTGGATCCTGCCGTGGCGCTGGCTGCAGAGAGCCCCATCAACAT GATGCCCTGGCAGGGAGATGCCAACAACATGATTGATAGGTTTGATGTACGGGCACATCTGGACTACATCCCCACCTACACTCCTCCCCTGCTCAGCACATC AACCCCAGAGCAGGAAATGGAGGAGAGAAAGTCCAATTATGAGCGATACAGAGGCCTTGTGCAGAATGACTTTGCCAACA TCTCTGAGGAGCAGTGTTTGTACCAGATCTACCTGGATGAGCTTTACGGTGGCTTGCAGAAACCAAATGAGGACGAAAAGAAAAG ACTGGCTGAAAAGAAGGCCTCCATTGGTTACACCTACGAAGACAGCACGGTGACGGAGCCAGACCCCGAGTCCGACAAAGATGAAGAAAATTCAGAGAGCGAATCCGAGGAGGATGAAGGCATCCCAGATATTG ATGTGGAGGTGGACGTTGATGAGTTGAACGAAGAACAGGTGTTGGACGTGAACAAAATGGCAACCCCGTACGGAATGGCAGAAGGAGACTTTGTCAG GATGTTGAGGAAAgacaaggaggaggtggaggccatcAAACACGCCAAAGCGCTGGAGGCAGAGAAGGCCATGTACTCG gGCCGGCGTTCTCGCAGACAAAGGAGAGAGTTTAGAGAGAAGAGACTGAAGGGTAGACAGATCAGCCCACCAAG CTATGCAAGGAGAGACAGCCCAACTTACGATCCCTATAAACG GCCAGAGATGGAGTCGAGCTCCGAGTCTcgctcacgctctcgttctccTGGTCCCGAGAAGATCACCTTCATCACCAGCTATGGAGGCAGCGACGATGAAGCAgtagcagctgcagcagcggccgCAGCAGCCGCCACAGCCGCCGCCTccgtagcagcagcagcagcagcagcaacaacacaaaCGAGCGCTCCTCACTCTGGACACGTCTCCTCCAACTTGCAACACCCTGCAGGTCATAGCAGGGGCTCCCG GAGACGAAGGTCCTCCTCCAGccgctccccttcctcctcctcctccagctcctcatcCCAGTCCACCTCTCGCTCTTCCTCCCGATCGCGGCGTACCCGCCGGGGCCGCGGGGGGAGGGACGGCCGCCGATCCCGGACCCGATCCCGGTCGAGACGGCGTTCCACATCTCACTCCCGGAGCAGAGGAGGCAACGGAGGGGCTGCTTCCTGGAAGAGACGAGACCGGACGCGGTCGAGGTCCGCCGACAGGGACCGAGATAGAGATAGAGATCGAgatagagagcgagagagggagcgagagagggacagagaccgAGACAGGCGACGATACTCGGCGCGAAGACGGACGAG GTCCCGTTCCAGCTCGCGGCAGGGGGGCAGTTTGAGGCGAGGGGGCCGGAGCAGCGGAGGCCACCGGAGAGGAGACAGCGGCAGCCGCAGTCCGTCTCAGTCCCCTAGCCGCCTCAACCAAAGTCCCTCCCCTCCAAGTGGAGCCCTGCCTTCGACCAACACCGTCCGTGACAAGCTAAGAAA gCCTGATACTCCGGGTGGTAAAGAGACGGGAGCTGCCAAA CCCAAGATGACCCCTCAGGAGCGGCTCAAGCTAAAAATGCAGAAGGCACTCAACAAGCAGT CCAAGGCGGATAAAAGAGCTGCTCAGGTGAAGATCCAGCAGCAGGAAAACAAGCGACAG gagagggagggagagctgcgAGCCATGGCACGCAAGATACGCATGAA GGAGCGCGAGAGacgggagaaggagagggatgaATGGGAGAGGCAGTACGGGCGACAGAGCCACTcgccttccccctccccttccaaaTATG GCCGAGAGCACAGCTCACACAGAAG GAGGTCTCGTTCCCGGTCTCGTTCCCGGTCTCGTTCCCGGTCCCGGTCTCGGAGTCCACACTACCGACACTGA